Genomic segment of Pseudomonas sp. DY-1:
AAGTGGTAGAGGTGGTGGGCGTGCGTGACGACGTCTACGTGACCAACTGCCTGTTCCGTCTTGACCGCGCCAGTGGCCGCTTCATCAGCGAGGCGGTCAATCCTGCCGGGGAGAAGCTGCGCCAGGCCGTGGGAGGTGGACGATGAGCGGGCCGCTGTTGCTAGGGCTGCTCGGCGGCCTGCTGCTGGTCCTCGGGTTGGCGCTGGCGCGTCGGGGCTGGCGACAGTCCGGCGAAGAGCGCGTGTTGCAACGCCTGGGGCAGGACCTGGCAATGCCGGCCCCGGCCGTTGCGCGACCGGGCTGGCTGGAGCGTGCCTTCCTGCGCGCGGGCCTTGGCCTGCCGCGTGAACGCATCGGCCTGTTGCTTTCAACCTGGCTGGCGGCCCAGATGCTGGCGGCTCTGCTTGCAGGCTGGGTTGCCGCTCTCGCAGTGGCGCTGCTGCTGCCGCTCGGTTTGCGCGGCTGGCTGAGCTGGCGCTATGGGCGGCGAGTGCGGCGCATGGTGGAGCAGTTGCCGCAGATGCTCGACCAGGTGGTACGTAGCCTGCACGCGGGGCGCACGCTGGGTGATGCCGTGGTACGGGCCATCGATGCCTCTCCCGAGCCGCTGCACGGTGCGCTGTCACGGGTCTCAAGGGATGTGAAGCTGGGTGTCAGCCTGCCCGACGCCCTGAAGGATGCGGGCGACCTGTTCGAACAGGAGGAACTGCGTATCCTCGCCCTCGGCGTACGGGTGAATCACCGCTACGGCGGTAGCTCCAGTGAACTGCTGGGCAACCTGATCAAGGTCATCCACGAGCGGGAGCAGATCGCCCGGCAACTTCATGCCATGACTGGCGAAACCCGCTTCACCGCCCTGGTGCTGGCGCTGCTGCCGGTGTCCGTGGCCGGCTACATCCTCTCGGCCAATCCAGGCTACCTGATGGGGCTCTGGCTGGACGCCAGTGGCCAGCGCATGTTGCTGGCGGCCTTCGGCATGCAGGTCCTGGGGTGTTTCATCCTCTGGCGCATGTTGAGGAGCGTGTGACATGGCGCTTTTGTTGTTCGCCCTCCTGACGGGCCTGGCCGCAGTCACCCTGGCACTGGGCCTTGTAGGTGAACGGCAACGCAAGCAGCGGGTTTACCAGCGGCTGCTGGGCAGCGAGGCTGCCGGACAACTGCCCGACAAACGCTGGCAACGCATGCTCCGGGCCGTGGGGGGCAGCCGCCTGGCACGTCGTTACCTCAGCCTGGACAGCGAGACTCAGGTGCTGCTCAACCGTGTTGGCTGGCGCCGCGCCAGCCGACGCACCCTGTTCCTCGCGTGCCAGTTACTTGCACCGCTGCTGCTGCTGGGCCTCGCGCTGATGTGGCAGTCGCTGCTGGCCAAGCCGCCTGCGCATCCTTGGCTCGCACCTTTCATTGCCGCCGGCTGCGGCGTGCTGCTACCCAAGCGCGTGTTGGCGATGGTCGCGCTGCGCCGCCAGAGCGCCCTGCAACAGGAACTGTCGGTATTCATCCCCATGGTCCGCATTCTCTTCGAGGCAGGTCTCACAGTGGAGCAGGCGCTGCGGGTGCTGAGCCAGGACGGTCGCGACCTGATGCCCCTGCTGACCGCCGAGCTGCGCGGCGTGCTGCAGCATGTGGACTCTGGACTGGAACTGAGCGAGGAACTCGACAAGCTGGCGCGCCTGCTGGAAGTGGACGAGCTGACTGACAGCTTCACCATCCTCGAACAACTGGTGCGCCAGGGCGGGGGCGCGATGGCGTCGCTGCTGGCACTGAAAAGACTCTTGGACGACCGTCGCCTCACGCGGATGCAGGAGTACATCTCCAAGCTCTCCGGGAAGATGACGGTCGTGATGATGACGCTGCTGTTTCCGGCCTTGCTGCTCGTGCTGGGCGGCCCGGGAATGATGGCGATCAGCCGCGCAATGGGGGGAGCCGGATGAACAGGATGCTTGTGCTGTGCGCGCTTGGGCTGCTGGGTGGCTGCGCCCATTCGCCCGTCCAGGTCGATTGGTTGGCGCAGGGCGGTTGTGGCAAGCCGACCCAGGACCAGGAGCTGGCGTTGAACCTGGCCAAGGACATGGCCGCCGAGGGTCGCGCCCATGCCGCCCTGGCGCACCTCCAGGCCTTGCCGTCCAGCCTGGCGGAGGTGCGTCTGCGCCAGGCCCGTATCTACCGCAGCCTGCGGCGCAGCGAAGCGGAGCCGCTCTATCGCAGTCTGTTGGACACCTGTCTGGAGGCCGAGGGACACCATGGCCTGGGTCAGTTGGCGGCGGCCGGCGGCAACCAGCGCGAAGCCCTGGACCAGTTGCGCGAAGCCCTGCGTCTGTCGCCCACCGATCCCCGGGTCCGCAACGACCTGGGGCTGGTGCTGCTGCGGGACGGGCGGGTGGAGGATGCCCGATTCGAGTTCCTGACCGCCCTGGAACTGAGCCAGGACGACCCACTGCCCGCGCAGAACCTGCTGTCACTGTTCTTCTATCAGGAGGAGTACCAGCAGGCGGCGGAACTGGTATCGCGCTTGCACTTGCCGGCCGATCTGGTGCGCCAGGCCGAAGAGCGTGCGCGGCAGATGAAGCAGCAGGGGCTGTCGGCTCCGCTGGCGACGCGACCAGCAGCGGCTGACGCACCGCTGCTGGCCGAGGCAGACAAGTCCGGGCCTATTGCGGGCGAGGAGGTGGGGCAATGAAAGTCTGGATCGCAATCCTGCTCATGGGGGCCGGCGCTGGCTTGCAGGCGGCGGAAGATGCCCGCCACGCGCGGCATGAACGCCAGCGGCTCAGCGATCAGTGGCTGAGTATCCAGCGTGAAGGTAGCCAGGCCTCGCGCCATGCGCAGGCGGCCAGCGCCACGGAGCGTGAACTGGCCAACCAGCGCTGGCTGGACAGCTTCAAATACGCCATTCCCGAGCGCTACTACGGCAGCGGCATGACCGTGGAGAGCGGCTCGTCGAACCAGTGAGGCCAGGCATGCGCAGCCTTCATCGACAGCGCGGCGCCATTGGCCTGATGGCGACTGCGACCTTGCTGATGGCAATGATGCTGCTGGCTCTCACCGTCGATGCCGGGCGGTTGTACTTCGAGACGCGCAAACTGCAGCGGGTGGCGGATATGGCCGCCATGGAGAGCGCCTCACGGTCCGGACTCTGCGGCACTACCGCGGCCTCCGACGTGCTGGCCCTGGCCAACACCGCTGCGGCGCGGCATGGCTACGCCGGCAATCTGGGGGCAGGTCAGAACAGCGTTGGCCTCGGCTACGTCACCCTCAATGGCACAGAGGAGCGCAGGGTGTTCACGGCGTCGGCATCCCGTGCCGAAGCCGTGCGTGTGCTCGCAACTGAAGATGTGCCGGCCAGCCTGGTGCTGGGTGGGCTCTGGGGGGAGCGCCTGATACTCCAGGCCGAGGCTGTCGCGCAGCGTCCGGCCCTGGCCGCCTTTTCGCTGGGCAGTGGTCTGGCTTCCCTCGACAGCCAGCAGTCATCGGTACTCAACTCGCTGCTGGGCGGAATGCTCGGCACTACCCTGAGCCTCGATGCCGTCGCCTATCAGGGCCTGGCCAATGCTCGCCTGAATCTGCTGGAACTCAACCGCAATCTGCCGTCGGCCGCGCAGGTGGACCTTTCCGCTGGCGATGTGGAGCAACTTCTGGACAGCCGTATGACCCTCGACCAGGTGCTGGACGCCACGGTCGCTGCCGCCAATGCCCGCGAAACCCTGGCGGTGGACGTGCGCAGCGGCCTGAACAGCCTGACGAATGTGACCCTCGGCGCCACCGAGGTGAAGCTGGCGGACATCCTCGATGTGGTGACACCCGTCAACGGTGGCCAGCAGGCGCTGCGTACCGATCTCAGCGTCCTCGATCTCGTCACGGCCCTGGCGTTTCTGGCCAACAAGGCGCATGCGGTGGATGTGGCGTTGGGGGTGAACCTGGGATTGGCCAATCTCGGCTTGAAGCTTTATGTCATTGAACCGCCAAAGCTGGCTGTGGGGCTGCCCGGCACCGACGCAAACGGGAACTGGCGCACGCAAGCGAAAACGGCACAGATAAGGTTGGAAGTGGGCGGGAAGGTGAATGTCGTGGCGGCAGAGGTGGACCTCGCCCTGAGCCTGACTGTGGCCCAGGGCTGGGCTGCGCTTCAGTCCATCGACTGCGGAAGCATCCTGCCCGGTAGCCGCCAGGTTTCCATCCTGGCGAAGCCGGGAGTCGCCGACTTGAGGCTCGGGCGCTACAGCCAGATCAGCGGCGCGAATCCGACTGTGAATCCCGTGGGGGTGAATCTCAATATTCCACTTTTGCCCAGCACCCTGCTGTCCATCTCTGGAGCCGCCAACATAGCCCCCGGACAACAGACGCCCGTGGACTTCTCGGTGACGCCCAGCCAGCCGCTGCCTCAACTGCAGCGAGTAGCCTCACCGGCTGCAGGATCACTCTCCCAAGGCGTTTCGCAGCTGAGCAGCAGCATGGATGTCGAACTGCTCAATGGATGTGGACTGCTTTGCTACCTGCTCACCCCGACGCTGAATGCCTTGATTCCGACGCTGACGCCGCTGATCGCTTCTCTCGGCCAGGTCGTACTGGAACCTGTCCTGAAGCTGCTCGGCATTGAGCTTGGCTATGTCGACGTGCGTCTGCTCGACCTGGATACCCCGGCGCCGCAGTTGATGCTCTGAGTCGAGATGAGGGCAGGTCGCGGTCTACCACCGTCGGCCCCCTCTCTCTGCGAGAGGGTTGGGTTGAGGGCGCGGGGCGATGCCGGGGCGCGGGGGGAGACCTTCGGCTTCCTTGGCGAATGAATTCGCCCCTACAGGATCAGTGCCCGATTGGGATGGCCAGCCAACAGCCCTACCTTCCCGGGAGCTGACACGAAGTCTCCTCGCAAGCTCTCAATGCGCCATCTGCGGCCGCCGCGCTGGCGGCGCCATGGCCAGGGCGAGCTGGGTGCGGTTGTGCATATGGGTCAGCCGCAGGATCTGCGACACATAGAGTTTCACGGTGTTTTCCGTCAGCCCCAGTTCGCAGGCTGTCTGGTAGTTGGTCATGCCCTTGCCCACGAGCTTGGCCACTTCGAGCTGGCGCGGCGAGAGTTTGTCGAACGGAGGTTGTACGCCCTGGAACTCCAAGGGCTGCGGGCTGTGATCGACGGGGCCGCGGCGGCGTTTGTTGATGTCGTGGTACAGCTCGTCGATGGATTCTGCGAGGGTGCGCAGCTTGCTGTTCAGCAGGGCGAGTTCCATGTTGTCGTGGCGACGCTGTTGCAGGCGTTCTTCCAGACGGCGTACGGCGCGCAGTACGTGCTCCGGATCGATGGGCTTCTGGTAGTAGTCGGCGACGCCGGCGCGCATCGCCTCTATCACATCTCGAGGCTCGGCCTGGCCGGTGAATATGATGGCTTCGAAGGCGCGGCTGGCGCTCTGACGCTCTATTTCCTGGACCAGGGCGATGCCATCCAGCTCCGGCATGTGCAGGTCGCAGAGCAGGATGCCGATGTCTAGATCTTCATGAAATCGCCGGAGGGCGTCGAGGCTGGAAGTGCAGCCGACACAGCGGTAACCGCAACTTTCGAGGAATTCCTGGAGTTCGACGACTATGGCTTCATCGTCGTCCACGACGAGCAGGGTGCAAGGTTGAGAATCCATGTTCAGCCTTCCAATGCGAGCGATACGGGCCATTGATGCCTGCGCTCCCCCAACCCGGCACGCGGGATTTGGAACGGTGGTGCAGCACTTTACGAAAGATATAGCACTTTCATATCACCGCTGTGCTGTTTGTCAGACAAAAAATGCCATCAGGCTGCCGGCAAACAGGAAAGGGCCATACGGGTAGCGGTGGACGCGCTCCGGAGCGATCTGGGCGAGTGTCTGGCGAAAGCTCGTGGGCAGCGCTGGCCAGAGCGGGCGCGAGAGGGTGGCCCAGGATAGATAGGCAAGGCCGGCACCGACCAGGCAATACAGGGTGAACAGGCTGTTGCTGCACAATGCGATGCCCACCAGCAGTTTCACGTCGGCGGCCCCCAGCTTGCCAAGCCACCAGCCGGGCAGGGTCAGTAGCAGGGCAAGGCCGGCAGCAGCGAGGGCCTGGCTCGGTGTCGCGCCCAGCAGGGTCTCTCCGCGCAGCAGCAGGTAGAGCAGGGCGACAGCGCTGCCGCCGAAGGTGAGCCAGTTGGAAATGCGCCGCTGTCGGATGTCCTGCAAGGCGCAAAGGGCGATCCAGAAAAGCACGGGGAGGGCCGACATGAAATTTCCGTTGCGTCCGAAAAGTCCTTCTATGCTGCTCACTGTGTAGCCGATTCTTTGGAAGGCAGCTGAGTATTTCTGCCGCAGTGCGGCCGCCAGTCAGGAAGGTTTCAATGAGAAAAGGGGTTGCGCCGCGCTTCGCCAGGCAGCAGAAGGGTGCTGCCGCGATCGAGTTTTCCCTGGTTTTCGTCATCTTCTTCGCAATCTTCTACGGCGTGGTCAGCTATTGCCTGCCGCTGTTGATGCTGCAGTCCTTCAATGAAGCCTCGGCCGATGCCGTGCGCCGTGCTGTTTCGATCAACCCCGAGTCCACTAACTTCCTCACGCTGGCCACCGCCGAGGCCAATACCGCGGTCTCCCAGAAGCTCGCCTGGTTGCCGGCCAGCGTACGCGGCAACCTGCCAGCGCCGGCGGTCACCCTCAGCGGCGGTGTGCTTACCGTGCGCATTGCCTATCCCTATGAGACCCGGCCGGTCGTGCCTTTCCTGGTGCTGCCGGGGATCGGGCGGGTGCCGCGCCTGCCGGCCGAGCTGGCGGCACAGTCCAGCCTTCGGGTACAGAATCCGTGAGGCTGGGCATGGATACCGTGGCAGAACAGTTGGGCTCATCGAGTCAGGCCTTGATCCAGGCGGCCCGCAGCACCCCATCCAGCCTGCTGCTGGCGCTGGACGCCCAGGGCCGAGTAATGGGCATAGCCGGGGCCCTGGGATTGCGTCTCGGCCGTTCGGCCAGCGGCCAGAGCCTACCGCTTTCGAGCTTCGTCAGTGGCCACTGCGCAGCGCTGTTGCAGGGGGCGCCGGACCAATGGGGCAGCGATTGCCTCGACCTGGATTTCATCTGCACTGACGGCCATTTGCTGCACGCTCGCGGCTGGCTTACCGCCACCCGTGACGGCTGGCTGCTGCAGGCCCTGGATATCAGCGACCTGATTCGGCACCAGCAATCGGGTGATCTGCGCCGACAGGCGCTGCTCCATGCCGGGCAAGCAGCGGAGCACCTGCGCCTGGCCAGCCCGGCCATGCTGCCGCAGGTTGCCAACGAGCTGCTGGAAGCGATCGCCTTGCGCTGGCGGGTACCCTGCATGGCACTGGCGTTGTACCTGCCGGGCGGGCAAGGCTGGCAGGTTTACGCCCAATACCGCAGCCACGGGGCGCCCGGCCTCTGGCAGGAAGGGCAGCGTTTGGGGCAGGAACTTGCCGATCTGCATGGTCGTGCCCCGCAACGCTGGAACTGGTCCCAGCTGTCGCAGCATCCGCGGCTATTCGCGTTGCTGGGCGATGGTCCGGCCTATCTGGTGCCCTATGTGGAACTCACCGGTGTCAGCGCCTGGTTATTCTGTGCACCGTTCGAACCCGATCCCCATGCTGCCTTGGGCGACGCCGAATGGCAGCAGATCTGTGCGCAGCTCGCCGGCTCCCTGCTGACGCGGCTGCGGGAGCAGAGCCAGCGTCACGAGGGGGGGCGTCTGGATGCATTGCAAGGGCTGCTGGGCGCGGGCTGGTGGGAGTACTTGCCCGCCTCCAGGGAGGTATTGCTGGCACCCGCGCTGGCGCGGGCCTGGCAGGCAGACGACCAGGACCGGCTGCCACTGGAAAACTGGTTGCAGCGGGTCCACCCGGCCGACCGCGACGAGTTCCGCGCTCGGCTGCGCGCCAGCGAGCTGAATGGCCAGGGATTCACCCAATGCGTGCGCCTGTACATGCCGGGCGCGCAGGAGGGCGCGATCTGGCATCGGCTCCAGGCCCGGGTACAAGGTCCGGCGTCCCAGCCACGGGTGTTCGGATTCTTGCTCGACATCAGTGACATCAAGGCACAGGAAGCCAGCGCGGCGGCCGCCCATGCACGCCTGCGCAACCTGATCGCCAGTGCCCCAGCGGTTACCTACGTGCAGCGTTACGACGACGGTGCACTGTTGCCGGAGTTCTGCAGCGACAGCCTGGGCCCAATGCTCGGCTGGTCCCTGGCGGAGCTGCAGCAGGGAGGGCTGGCCGAACGTGTCCACCCGGAAGATCACGAGATTTTCTTTACCCGCACCCGCAACCTGCTGCGCGAGGGTCAGGTCAGCTGCCGCTACCGCCTGCGTGACCGCCAGGGCAACTACCACTGGCTGCTGGACGAAGCCCGCCTGCTGCGCAACGAACTGGGCCAGCCCCTGGAGGCGGTAGGCATCTGGCTGGACGTGACGGAAGCCACCCTGGCCGCCGAGCGAGTGCGCGAGAGCGAGGAGCGCTATCGCATCCTGGTGGAGGATTCGCCAGCGATGATCTGTCGCTACACCCCCGACCTGGTGCTGCGCTTCGCCAACCGGCCGCTGGCGGACTACCTGGAATGTCGACCGGAGGATGTGGCTGGCACCAACCTCGGCGCCTGGCTCTCCGACGAGCAGCGCCAGACCTTCCAGGAGCGGCTGATCGGCCTCACGCCGGAGCAGCCGGTGAGCACCGCCGAAATCTGCCTGCAGTTGCCCGGCCGCGAGCACGCCTGGTGGATCTGGGCAGACCGTGGCGTATTCGACGAGCATGGCCGCCTTCTGGAAGTTCAGGCGGTTGGGCGCGACAACACCGAGGTGCGCAAGGCCCAGCAGCAGCTCTACCAGGGCGCCAAGATGGCCACTCTGGGCGAGATGGCTACCGGCCTTGCCCATGAGATGAACCAGCCCCTGAACGTGATGCGCATGGCGGTGGCCAATGTGCTCAAGCGTCTGGCCAGCGACGAGGTGCAGGTGGATTACCTGCGCGACAAGTTGCTGCGCATCGAGGCCCAGGTGCAGCGCGCGGCGCGCATCGTCGACCACATGCGCGTCTTCGGCCGACGCTCGGACGTGGAGCAGCAGCTGTTCGATCCACGCCAGGCGGTCGAGGGAGCCTTGTCGCTGCTCTCCGACGGGCTACGTGGCAAGGGCGTGGACGTGCGTCTCGTCCTGGGCGAACAAAGCTTCGCCGTGCGCGGATTTGCCGACCAGCTTGAACAGGTCCTGATCAACCTCATGGTCAATGCCCGCGACGCGATGCTGAGCAAGAAGGAAAAGGAGCCGGACTTCACTCCGGCCATCATCGTCGGGCTGGAGCCTCGCGGTGCCTGGGTGGAACTGCGCGTGGAGGACAATGGCGGGGGAATCGACCCGCGCTTGCTGGAGAAGATCTTCGAACCCTTCTTCACCACCAAGCCGGTGGGCAAGGGCACTGGCCTTGGGTTGTCGGTGAGCTACGGCATCGTCCAGCAGATGGGCGGACGCCTCAGCGTCGAGAATGCTGCCGAGGGGGCCTGTTTCCGTATCGCACTGCCGTTGCTCGAGGCATCAGCGGGGGATGCCCGCCTGGTCGAAGGCGGCACAGTGGTCGCCGGTTAGCAACTGGCCTGGCCCGATGCGACATCCCGACCTGGTCGCCCCTGTGGCATTACCTCCGAACCTGACTACCCTTTCATTGGATATGCCTGGCGATTTAGCAGGCACCGTCTGCCTGATGAGGGAGAACACGATGGACATGAATCGTCGTCAGTTCTTCAAGGTCTGTGCCGTGGGCCTTGGAGGATCGAGCCTGGCGGCTCTGGGGGTAGCGCCCCCGGAAGCTTTCGCCGACCAGGTGCGCCATTTCAAACTGGCGCGCACTGTCGAGACGCGCAACACCTGCCCATACTGCTCGGTCGGCTGCGGCCTGATCATGTACAGCCAGGGCGACGCGGCGAAAAACGTCGCGCAGAACATCATCCATATCGAAGGCGATGCGGATCACCCGGTGAACCGTGGAACCCTCTGCCCGAAGGGCGCCGGTCTGCTGGACTTCGTCCACAGCCCCAACCGACTCAAGTACCCGGAGATTCGCGAGCCCGGCTCCAGCGAGTGGAAGCGCATCGAGTGGGATGACGCCCTCGATCGCATCGCCAAGCTGATGAAGGCCGACCGCGACGCCAACTTCGTCGAGAAGAACGACCAGGGCCAGACGGTGAACCGCTGGCTGACCACGGGCTTCCTCGCGGCGTCGGCGTCCTCCAACGAGGCCGGTTACATCACCCACAAGGTGGTGCGTTCCCTTGGCATGCTGGGGTTCGATAACCAAGCGCGTGTCTGACATGGCCCGACGGTGGCAGGTCTTGCCCCGACGTTTGGCCGTGGAGCCATGACGAACCACTGGACCGACATCAAGAATGCCGATCTGGTGCTGATCATGGGTGGCAACGCCGCCGAAGCCCACCCTTGTGGATTCAAGTGGGTCACCGAAGCCAAGGCGCACAACAACGCCCGGTTGATCGTGGTCGATCCGCGCTTCACCCGTTCGGCCTCCGTTGCCGACTACTACGCGCCGATCCGCACTGGCACCGATATCGCCTTCCTCGGTGGACTGATCAACTACCTGATCAGCCAGGACAAGATCCAGCACGAGTACGTGCGCAACTACACCGACGCGCCCTTCATCGTGAACGACGGCTTCACCTTCCAGGACGGCCTGTTCAGCGGCTACGACGAAGCCAAGCGCGCCTACCCCGACAAGTCCACCTGGAGCTACGCCAAGGGTGAGGACGGCTACGTCCGCGCCGACATGACCCTGCAGGACCCGCGCTGCGTGTTCCAGTTGATGAAGCAGCACTACAGCCGCTACACGCTGGACCTTGTCAGCAGCATCTGCGGCACGCCGAAGGAACAACTGGAAAAGGTCTGGAGTCAGGTCGCGGAGACCTCCGACCCGCGCAAGACCATGACCATCATGTATGCCCTGGGCTGGACCCAGCACTCGGTGGGCTCGCAGATGATCCGCACCGGCGCCATGGTGCAGCTCCTGCTGGGCAATATCGGCATGCCCGGCGGCGGCATGAACGCCCTGCGTGGCCACTCCAACATCCAGGGGCTGACCGACCTTGGCCTGCTCTCCAACTCCCTGCCGGGTTACCTGACCCTGCCGGCAGATGCCGAGCAGGACTATGCCGCCTACATCGACAAGCGCGCGGCCAAGCCGGTGCGACCGGGGCAGATGTCCTACTGGCAGAACTACGGCAAGTTCCACGTCAGCCTGATGAAGTCCTGGTTCGGCAAGTCGGCCACTGCCGAGAACAACTGGTGCTATGACTGGCTGCCGAAGCTGGATGTGCCGGCCTATGACGTGCTGCGCTACTTCGACCTGATGCACCAGGGCAAGGTGAACGGTTACTTCTGCCAGGGTTTCAACCCGATCGGCTCGTTCCCCAACAAGGCCAAGGTCACCGAAAGCCTCAGCAAGCTGAAGTACCTGGTGGTCATGGACCCGCTGGCCACCGAGACTTCTGAGTTCTGGCGCAACGCCGGCGAGTTCAACGACGTCGATACCGCCAACATCCAGACCACGGTGTTCCGCCTGCCCGTCACCTGCTTCGCCGAGGAAGACGGCTCCCTGGTCAACAGCGGTCGCTGGCTGCAGTGGCACTGGAAGGGTGCCGAACCACCGGGGCAGGCACGTACCGACATCGCCATCATGGGCGGCCTGTTGCATCGACTGCGCTCGGCCTACACGAAAGACGGCGGCGCCTTCCCTGACCCGATCCTGGGGCTGGACTGGAACTACCTGCGGCCGGATGAACCAGGGCCGGATGAGATTGCTCGCGAGTTCAACGGCAAGGCCCTGGCCGACCTCACCGACCCGGCCACCGGAGCGGTGCTGCTCAAGGCCGGCGAACAAGTGCCGGGCTTTGCCGTACTGCGCGACGACGGCAGTACCGCCAGTGGCTGCTGGATCTTCGCTGGCTGCTGGACCGCTGCCGGTAACCAGATGGCTCGCCGCGACAATGCCGATCCCTACGCCATGGGGCAGACCCTCGGCTGGGCCTGGGCCTGGCCGGCGAACCGGCGCATCCTCTACAACCGTGCCTCGGCCGACCCCTCCGGCAAGCCGTGGAACCCGGAGAAGAAACGCCTGGTGTGGTGGAACGGCAAGGTCTGGACCGGCACCGATGTGCCGGACTACAAGGCTGACGTCGCGCCCGAAGCGGGCATGAGCCCGTTCATCATGAACCCCGAAGGCGTGGCGCGTTTCTTCGCCCTCGACAAGATGAACGAAGGCCCGTTCCCCGAGCACTACGAACCCTTCGAGACCCCCATCGGGCGCAACCCCTTGCACCCGGAACACGCCAAGGTCACCAGCAACCCGGCAGCCAGGGTGTTCAAGGGTGACTGGGAAGCGTTCGGCAAGGCGGCTGACTTCCCCATCGCCGCCACCACCTACCGCCTCACCGAGCACTTCCACTTCTGGACCAAGCACTGCCGGCTGAACGCTATTACCCAGCCCGAGCAGTTCGTCGAGATCAGCGAAGTGCTGGCCAAGGAACTGGGCATCGCGGCGGGTGATCGGGTCAAGGTCTCCTCCAACCGCGGCTTCATCAAGGCCGTGGCCGTGGTGACCAAGCGCCTGAAACCGCTGACCGTGGACGGCAAGACCGTGCACCAGGTCGGCATTCCGCTGCATTGGGGCTTCTCCGGTGTGGCGCGCCCCGGCTACATCACCAATACGCTTACTCCCTTCGTCGGCGACGGCAATACGCAGACACCGGAGTTCAAGTCGTTCCTGGTGAAAGTGGAAAAGGCATGAGGAGCTGAGCCATGGCATCACAAGACATCATCGCCCGCTCCGCCACCACCACGCCCATGCCATCCGTGCGCCAGATGGACGAGGTGGCCAAGCTCATCGACGTCTCCAAGTGCATCGGCTGCAAGGCCTGCCAGGTGGCGTGCTCGGAATGGAACGATCTGCGTGACGAGGTCGGCCAGAACCACGGCACCTACGACAACCCGGCAGACCTCACGGCCAACACCTGGACCCTGATGCGCTTCACCGAGCATGAGACCGAGGCCGGCAACCTGGAGTGGCTGATCCGCAAG
This window contains:
- a CDS encoding ATP-binding protein, giving the protein MDTVAEQLGSSSQALIQAARSTPSSLLLALDAQGRVMGIAGALGLRLGRSASGQSLPLSSFVSGHCAALLQGAPDQWGSDCLDLDFICTDGHLLHARGWLTATRDGWLLQALDISDLIRHQQSGDLRRQALLHAGQAAEHLRLASPAMLPQVANELLEAIALRWRVPCMALALYLPGGQGWQVYAQYRSHGAPGLWQEGQRLGQELADLHGRAPQRWNWSQLSQHPRLFALLGDGPAYLVPYVELTGVSAWLFCAPFEPDPHAALGDAEWQQICAQLAGSLLTRLREQSQRHEGGRLDALQGLLGAGWWEYLPASREVLLAPALARAWQADDQDRLPLENWLQRVHPADRDEFRARLRASELNGQGFTQCVRLYMPGAQEGAIWHRLQARVQGPASQPRVFGFLLDISDIKAQEASAAAAHARLRNLIASAPAVTYVQRYDDGALLPEFCSDSLGPMLGWSLAELQQGGLAERVHPEDHEIFFTRTRNLLREGQVSCRYRLRDRQGNYHWLLDEARLLRNELGQPLEAVGIWLDVTEATLAAERVRESEERYRILVEDSPAMICRYTPDLVLRFANRPLADYLECRPEDVAGTNLGAWLSDEQRQTFQERLIGLTPEQPVSTAEICLQLPGREHAWWIWADRGVFDEHGRLLEVQAVGRDNTEVRKAQQQLYQGAKMATLGEMATGLAHEMNQPLNVMRMAVANVLKRLASDEVQVDYLRDKLLRIEAQVQRAARIVDHMRVFGRRSDVEQQLFDPRQAVEGALSLLSDGLRGKGVDVRLVLGEQSFAVRGFADQLEQVLINLMVNARDAMLSKKEKEPDFTPAIIVGLEPRGAWVELRVEDNGGGIDPRLLEKIFEPFFTTKPVGKGTGLGLSVSYGIVQQMGGRLSVENAAEGACFRIALPLLEASAGDARLVEGGTVVAG
- the fdnG gene encoding formate dehydrogenase-N subunit alpha encodes the protein MDMNRRQFFKVCAVGLGGSSLAALGVAPPEAFADQVRHFKLARTVETRNTCPYCSVGCGLIMYSQGDAAKNVAQNIIHIEGDADHPVNRGTLCPKGAGLLDFVHSPNRLKYPEIREPGSSEWKRIEWDDALDRIAKLMKADRDANFVEKNDQGQTVNRWLTTGFLAASASSNEAGYITHKVVRSLGMLGFDNQARVUHGPTVAGLAPTFGRGAMTNHWTDIKNADLVLIMGGNAAEAHPCGFKWVTEAKAHNNARLIVVDPRFTRSASVADYYAPIRTGTDIAFLGGLINYLISQDKIQHEYVRNYTDAPFIVNDGFTFQDGLFSGYDEAKRAYPDKSTWSYAKGEDGYVRADMTLQDPRCVFQLMKQHYSRYTLDLVSSICGTPKEQLEKVWSQVAETSDPRKTMTIMYALGWTQHSVGSQMIRTGAMVQLLLGNIGMPGGGMNALRGHSNIQGLTDLGLLSNSLPGYLTLPADAEQDYAAYIDKRAAKPVRPGQMSYWQNYGKFHVSLMKSWFGKSATAENNWCYDWLPKLDVPAYDVLRYFDLMHQGKVNGYFCQGFNPIGSFPNKAKVTESLSKLKYLVVMDPLATETSEFWRNAGEFNDVDTANIQTTVFRLPVTCFAEEDGSLVNSGRWLQWHWKGAEPPGQARTDIAIMGGLLHRLRSAYTKDGGAFPDPILGLDWNYLRPDEPGPDEIAREFNGKALADLTDPATGAVLLKAGEQVPGFAVLRDDGSTASGCWIFAGCWTAAGNQMARRDNADPYAMGQTLGWAWAWPANRRILYNRASADPSGKPWNPEKKRLVWWNGKVWTGTDVPDYKADVAPEAGMSPFIMNPEGVARFFALDKMNEGPFPEHYEPFETPIGRNPLHPEHAKVTSNPAARVFKGDWEAFGKAADFPIAATTYRLTEHFHFWTKHCRLNAITQPEQFVEISEVLAKELGIAAGDRVKVSSNRGFIKAVAVVTKRLKPLTVDGKTVHQVGIPLHWGFSGVARPGYITNTLTPFVGDGNTQTPEFKSFLVKVEKA